A region from the Gossypium hirsutum isolate 1008001.06 chromosome A08, Gossypium_hirsutum_v2.1, whole genome shotgun sequence genome encodes:
- the LOC107909172 gene encoding uncharacterized protein produces the protein MASAFAFASGTSPSFLPSNSLKPKHSPLRRPLAPINIRSESMATEKLGIKVETNPSESKLSQLGVRQWPKWGCPPSKFPWTYSSKETCYLLEGKVKVYPEGSNDFVEIGAGDLVEFPKGMSCTWEVSVAVDKHYKFE, from the exons atgGCATCCGCTTTTGCCTTTGCTTCTGGAACCTCACCTTCATTCTTACCCTCTAACAGCCTCAAACCCAAACATTCACCGCTTCGTCGTCCTTTGGCGCCTATTAACATAAGATCCGAAAGCATGGCTACTGAGAAACTCGGCATCAAAGTTGAAACCAACCCCTCAGAATCCAAGCTTTCTCAGCTTGGTGTACGCCAGTGGCCCAA gTGGGGTTGTCCTCCTAGTAAATTCCCATGGACATATAGTTCAAAAGAGACATGTTATCTATTGGAAGGGAAAGTCAAGGTATACCCTGAAGGTAGCAATGACTTTGTTGAAATTGGTGCTGGTGATTTAGTTGAGTTTCCTAAAGGGATGAGTTGCACTTGGGAAGTTTCAGTGGCTGTTGACAAACACTATAAGTTTGAGTGA
- the LOC107909173 gene encoding ribokinase, which translates to MEGIAFSPSNNFHCYPQIHPIKTLTPIPFRFCNYKTNNPNQSLLSFSINSSKTSQTPITQPPPLVVVGSANADIYVEIDRLPTEGETISAKNGQTLAGGKGANQATCGAKLSYPTYFVGQVGDDAHGKLITQALGNGGVRLEYLKSLGGGVPTGHAVVMLQSNGQNSIIIVGGANMSSWPDKLSDQDLDVVKNAGIVLLQREIPDSVNIQVAKAAKGAGVTVIMDAGGMDAPMPQELLKFVDIFSPNESELGRLTGMPTDNFEQISQAAAKCHKMGVKQVLVKLGAKGSALFIEGEEPITQPIIPAAQVVDTTGAGDTFTASFAVALVEGKSKRESLNFAAAAASLCVQVKGAIPSMPDRKSVLNLLQSL; encoded by the exons ATGGAAGGGATCGCCTTTTCACCATCAAATAATTTCCATTGCTATCCCCAAATCCATCCCATCAAAACCCTAACCCCAATCCCATTTCGATTCTGCAATTACAAAACGAATAACCCAAACCAATCCCTTCTTTCCTTTTCCATAAACTCAAGCAAAACCAGCCAAACCCCAATAACCCAACCCCCACCATTAGTCGTAGTTGGCTCAGCAAATGCAGATATATATGTGGAGATCGACAGATTACCCACGGAAGGAGAGACTATTTCAGCCAAAAATGGTCAAACTCTTGCAGGAGGCAAAGGAGCTAACCAGGCTACCTGTGGTGCTAAACTTTCTTACCCAACATATTTTGTGGGACAAGTAGGTGATGATGCGCATGGGAAATTGATAACTCAGGCATTGGGGAATGGTGGGGTTCGTTTGGAGTATTTGAAGAGCTTGGGTGGTGGTGTTCCTACTGGTCATGCTGTGGTGATGTTACAATCTAATGGGCAGAATTCGATCATCATTGTTGGTGGTGCTAATATGAGTTCTTGGCCTGACAAGTTGTCTGATCAGGACTTGGATGTTGTTAAAAATGCTGGCATTGTTTTGCTTCAGAGGGAAATCCCTGATTCTGTTAACATTCAAGTTGCTAAG GCTGCGAAGGGTGCTGGTGTTACCGTAATTATGGATGCTGGCGGAATGGATGCACCAATGCCCCAAGAACTTCTAAAGTTCGTTGATATATTTAGCCCAAATGAATCTGAACTCGGTCGATTGACGGGAATGCCTACTGATAATTTTGAGCAGATTAGTCAAGCGGCTGCAAAATGTCACAAAATG GGTGTTAAGCAAGTTCTTGTGAAACTTGGGGCCAAGGGATCTGCTTTATTCATAGAAGGTGAGGAACCAATTACACAGCCTATCATTCCTGCCGCACAAGTTGTAGATACAACAGGAGCTGGGGATACATTTACTGCATCCTTTGCTGTGGCTCTCGTAGAAGGAAAATCCAAAAGGGAATCCTTGAACTTTGCCG CTGCAGCAGCCTCTCTTTGTGTTCAAGTGAAGGGAGCCATTCCTAGCATGCCTGACCGGAAATCAGTTTTGAATCTTCTTCAGTCTCTATGA
- the LOC107928366 gene encoding zinc finger BED domain-containing protein RICESLEEPER 1, giving the protein MEVANETVIKKPKRLTSVVWNHFERVRKADLCYAVCVHCNKKLSGSSNSGTTHLRNHLMRCLKRFNYDVSQLLSAKKRKKDNTLTIANISYDEGQRKEEYLKPTIVKYEPEQRKDEVFNVQSSWFDQERSRLDLARMIILHGYPLAMVEHVGFKVFVKNLQPLFDVVPNSTVELSCMEIYGKERQKVHDMLSKLQGRINLAVEMWSSPENTNHVCMMAHYVGDDWKLQKKILNFVTLDSSHTDDLLSGVIIKCLMDWDIGSKLFAMTLDDFSTNDDIVLRIKEQISENKSRLSNGQLLDVRSAVHVLNSIVQDAMEALRLVIQKIRGTVRYVKSSQSIQGKFKEMVLQTGINSQKNLVLDCPIQWNSTYLMLETAIEYRNAFCQLPELDLDLALSDEEWEWASSITGYLKLFIEIINVFSSNKCPTANIYFPEICHVHIQLIDWCKSPDNFLSSLAAKMKAKFDKYWSKCSLSLAVAAILDPRFKMKLVEYYYSQIYGSTALERIKEVSDGLKELFNTYSICSTLMDQGSALPLSSLPSSSNDGRDRLKGFDKFLHETSQSQTAISDLEKYLDEPVFPRNCNFNILNWWRVHTPRYPILSMMARDVLGTPMSTVSQESAFHAGGRVLDSCRCPLTPETRQALICTQDWLRMQSDDPGPSSSHYALPLYVETN; this is encoded by the exons ATGGAAGTTGCGAATGAAACGGTCATTAAGAAACCGAAGAGGTTGACTTCGGTTGTATGGAATCACTTCGAAAGGGTTAGGAAAGCCGACTTATGTTATGCGGTATGCGTTCATTGTAACAAGAAATTAAGTGGATCGAGTAACAGTGGAACCACACATCTGAGGAATCACTTAATGCGGTGTTTAAAAAGGTTTAACTATGATGTTTCTCAGCTCCTTTCggcaaagaaaaggaaaaaagataaCACCCTTACGATAGCAAATATCAGTTACGATGAAGGgcaaagaaaagaagaatatTTGAAGCCAACTATTGTCAAGTATGAACCGGAACAGAGAAAGGATGAAGTTTTCAATGTTCAAAGCAGTTGGTTCGATCAAGAAAGGAGTCGCTTAGATCTTGCTCGTATGATTATATTGCATGGCTACCCTTTAGCCATGGTTGAGCATGTTGGGTTTAAGGTATTTGTCAAGAATTTACAGCCactgtttgatgttgtgccaaaTAGTACTGTTGAGCTTTCTTGTATGGAAATATACGGGAAGGAGAGACAGAAAGTTCATGATATGTTGAGTAAATTGCAAGGTAGAATTAACCTTGCGGTTGAGATGTGGTCATCACCAGAAAACACTAACCATGTATGCATGATGGCCCATTACGTCGGTGATGATTGGAAACTACAAAAGAAGATTCTTAATTTTGTTACACTTGATTCTTCTCATACTGATGACTTGCTTTCCGGAGTAATTATCAAGTGTTTGATGGATTGGGATATAGGCTCTAAGTTGTTTGCCATGACGTTGGATGATTTTTCTACTAATGATGATATCGTTCTGAGAATAAAAGAGCAGATCTCGGAGAACAAGTCTCGTCTAAGCAACGGTCAATTATTAGATGTGCGCTCAGCTGTACATGTTCTAAATTCAATTGTTCAAGACGCCATGGAAGCTCTCCGACTGGTGATTCAAAAGATTCGAGGAACTGTTCGATATGTTAAAAGTTCCCAATCAATACAAGGGAAGTTCAAGGAGATGGTCTTGCAAACTGGAATCAATAGCCAGAAGAACTTGGTTCTTGATTGTCCTATCCAATGGAATTCAACATACCTAATGCTCGAGACTGCTATAGAATACAGGAATGCTTTCTGTCAGTTGCCGGAGCTTGATCTTGACCTTGCTTTAAGCGATGAAGAGTGGGAATGGGCAAGTTCCATTACCGGCTATTTGAAACTATTTATCGAAATCATCAATGTCTTCTCCAGCAACAAATGTCCCACGGCAAATATATATTTTCCGGAAATTTGTCATGTTCACATCCAATTGATTGACTGGTGCAAGAGCCCCGATAATTTTCTTAGTTCATTAGCAGCAAAGATGAAAGCTAAGTTCGATAAATATTGGAGCAAATGCAGTTTGTCTTTGGCAGTAGCAGCTATCTTAGATCCCCGATTCAAGATGAAATTGGTGGAGTATTACTACTCCCAGATTTACGGCAGTACTGCATTGGAACGAATCAAAGAAGTCTCGGATGGTCTTAAGGAACTATTTAATACATACTCTATTTGCTCAACTTTGATGGATCAAGGTTCAGCTTTACCACTCAGTAGTTTACCTAGCAGTAGCAATGACGGTAGAGATAGACTAAAGGGCTTTGACAAATTCCTTCACGAGACATCTCAAAGTCAAACTGCAATATCAGACTTGGAAAAATATTTAGATGAGCCTGTCTTTCCTCGTAACTGCAATTTCAATATATTGAATTGGTGGAGAGTTCACACTCCAAGGTATCCAATCTTGTCAATGATGGCACGAGATGTTCTCGGAACTCCTATGTCAACCGTCTCACAAGAGTCAGCATTCCACGCTGGAGGTAGGGTGCTCGATAGTTGTAGATGTCCACTGACTCCCGAGACTCGACAGGCTTTGATATGCACACAAGATTGGTTACGGATGCAATCAGATG ACCCCGGTCCATCTTCAAGTCATTATGCTCTACCCCTTTATGTCGAAACAAATTGA